The genomic segment ATTAAATCCTTTGGTGTATATCTATTAAAATCAATCACTGAATCAAATCTTCGCACCAAAGCTTTATCAAAATGTGAAAACAAATTTGTTGTTGCTACCATAACAACTCTCTCATCCATATAATCCATTCCTTTAAGCATAGCTGAAGTTGCTCTTCCCATTTCTCGCAAATCATTTGCGTTTGTACGATCTAATGCAACTGCATCAATTTCATCAAATAAAACTATAACCTTTTCAGGATGAACAAAATTATTAATCTCTTTAAATAATGTAGCAATATTTTTTTGCGTCTGTCCAAGCTTACTATCAATAACGCCAGCAAAATCAACCATGTAGATTTCTCTATTTAGTATACGTGCTAATTGTTTAACAGCCTCTGTTTTTCCAGTTCCTGGCGCTCCCTGAAACAAAAATTTATTTATTCCAGCATTGTACGATATTGCATGAACAATTCCTAACATATCCTGCGTTATTTTTTCGGGAAGCCATAAACTTTCTCCAGAAGATTCTATCCTCTCAAATAATGCTGAATCATTTTCCTG from the Blautia wexlerae DSM 19850 genome contains:
- a CDS encoding ATP-binding protein gives rise to the protein MKKKSVINLIKYYAENNDSGFRSEAYEIAKDFDKSGDYQLAEYIMALMSDANTFVPQMQENDSALFERIESSGESLWLPEKITQDMLGIVHAISYNAGINKFLFQGAPGTGKTEAVKQLARILNREIYMVDFAGVIDSKLGQTQKNIATLFKEINNFVHPEKVIVLFDEIDAVALDRTNANDLREMGRATSAMLKGMDYMDERVVMVATTNLFSHFDKALVRRFDSVIDFNRYTPKDLITIAEEFLNKFLSKFKLANKDIRLFRKIIMLLDPIPYPGELKNIIRTAVAFSDPGDSMDYLRRLYYTATNENPEDLKKLQEQKFTIREIEILTKIPRSTVARELKGIKDE